The following are from one region of the Pseudodesulfovibrio piezophilus C1TLV30 genome:
- the rpoC gene encoding DNA-directed RNA polymerase subunit beta' has product MTLDDLFTLRGAPNAAAQGRNLKAIQISIAAPETIREWSFGEVKKPETINYRTFKPERDGLFCAKIFGPVKDYECNCGKYKRMKHRGIVCEKCGVEVIASKVRRERMGHIELAAPVAHIWFLKTLPSKIGTLLDITMADLEKVLYFDSFIVLDPGETPLKKHQVVSEDQYFQVIDHFGEDALEVGMGAETVRTMLEALDLPTLRADLREESQTTRSQTKKKKITKRLKIVEAFLESGNKPEWMIMEVIPIIPPELRPLVPLDGGRFATSDLNDLYRRVINRNNRLKRLLELGAPEIIIRNEKRMLQEAVDALFDNGRRGRAITGTNGRPLKSLSDMIKGKQGRFRQNLLGKRVDYSGRSVIVVGPKLKLHQCGLPKKMALELFKPFIYAELEKRDIATTIKSAKKMVEREDLVVWDILEDVVREYPIMLNRAPTLHRLGIQAFEPTLVEGKAIQLHPLVCSAYNADFDGDQMAVHVPLSVEAQIECRVLMMSTNNILSPSNGTPIINPSQDIVLGLYYLTTPRSFEKGEGMIFSDPAEVISAYDHGAVGLHARVKVRINGKLEETTTGRVIVSELIPDEVSFDMVNCVLNKKNIAALVTGAYRTAGTKATVILCDRIKDLGYEFATRAGVTIGVKDLKIPDAKAGMLSTANKEVDEIENQFQDGIITRTEKYNKVVDVWTKVTNDISNEMMQEMSTDVLTDPKTGNTEVNSSFNPIYMMATSGARGNQDQMRQLAGMRGLMAKPSGEIIETPITASFREGLSVLQYFISTHGARKGLADTALKTANSGYLTRRLVDVVQDVTISEHDCGTVDGLELTHLIKGGEIKQRLHERVLGRVTMFDIHNEDTGELIVPGNTIIDSAYAKKLDQSGINSIAIRSGLTCKSKQGICAMCYGRDLARGHLVNVGETVGIIAAQSIGEPGTQLTMRTFHIGGTASKEIESSSIESQHNGRVITSRMRTVVNSEGYKMVLGKSCQVGIVDEQGREREKYVLPSGARLLVEDGQDIKKGTPLADWDPYMEPFIVDVSGTIKFKDIIEGKTVQEDRTSKASFTIMEYRTTNYRPSVGILGEDGEPVHRPGTDIDANFAMPVGAIMMVKDGDKVTAGSVIARKPRESSKTKDIVGGLPRVAELFEVRKPKDLGVVSSIDGIVTFGAETKGKRKVVVTPEVGDTKEFLIPKGKHITVQESDFVEAGDLLTEGNPELHDILRIKGEKHLARYLVEEIQDVYRFQGVNINDKHIEIIVRQMLKKVSILEPGSTSFLIGEQVDKIRFTLENAKVMEEGGKPAVAETLVLGITQASLSTDSFISAASFQETTKVLTEASLKGKCDHLRGLKENVIVGRLVPAGTGFRRYTDSDIIVPDQAERPGKFLEELEDNPLLVETE; this is encoded by the coding sequence ATGACGTTGGACGATCTGTTCACCTTGCGTGGAGCGCCGAATGCCGCGGCTCAGGGCCGCAACCTGAAGGCTATCCAGATATCCATTGCCGCGCCTGAGACCATTCGCGAATGGTCCTTTGGCGAGGTTAAAAAACCGGAAACCATCAATTACCGTACTTTCAAGCCTGAACGTGATGGCCTCTTTTGCGCCAAAATTTTCGGCCCAGTGAAAGACTATGAGTGCAACTGCGGCAAGTACAAGCGCATGAAGCACCGCGGTATTGTTTGCGAAAAGTGCGGAGTCGAGGTTATTGCCTCCAAGGTTCGTCGCGAACGTATGGGGCACATCGAGTTGGCTGCACCGGTTGCGCATATCTGGTTTCTGAAAACCCTGCCATCCAAAATTGGTACATTGCTCGATATCACGATGGCTGATCTCGAGAAGGTGCTGTACTTCGATTCCTTCATCGTTCTTGATCCGGGGGAAACTCCGCTTAAGAAACATCAGGTTGTTTCTGAAGATCAATATTTTCAGGTTATCGACCATTTCGGTGAAGACGCTCTTGAAGTTGGTATGGGAGCTGAAACCGTCCGTACTATGCTTGAAGCGCTTGATTTGCCGACTTTGCGGGCCGACCTGCGTGAAGAGTCTCAGACCACACGGTCGCAGACCAAGAAAAAGAAGATCACGAAACGTCTGAAGATCGTCGAGGCTTTCCTCGAATCAGGTAACAAGCCTGAATGGATGATCATGGAAGTAATTCCCATCATTCCGCCTGAGCTTCGTCCCTTGGTTCCTCTTGATGGTGGACGTTTTGCCACATCTGACCTCAATGATCTCTATCGCCGCGTTATCAACCGCAACAATCGTCTTAAACGATTGTTGGAACTCGGTGCTCCCGAGATTATCATCCGAAATGAAAAAAGGATGTTGCAGGAAGCTGTTGATGCTCTCTTTGATAATGGCCGCCGGGGGCGTGCAATTACGGGTACCAACGGCCGTCCTCTGAAATCCCTGTCAGATATGATCAAGGGTAAACAAGGACGTTTTCGTCAGAACCTGCTTGGTAAACGTGTCGATTATTCCGGGCGTTCAGTTATTGTTGTCGGGCCGAAATTGAAACTGCACCAGTGCGGACTGCCAAAGAAAATGGCTCTTGAGCTTTTCAAGCCTTTTATCTACGCAGAACTGGAAAAACGCGATATCGCCACGACCATCAAGTCTGCAAAGAAAATGGTCGAGCGTGAAGACCTCGTCGTCTGGGATATCCTGGAAGACGTTGTTCGCGAATATCCTATCATGCTCAACCGTGCTCCGACTCTGCACAGACTGGGAATCCAGGCTTTTGAGCCAACACTTGTTGAGGGGAAGGCCATTCAGTTACACCCTCTCGTCTGTTCCGCATATAACGCTGACTTTGACGGTGATCAGATGGCTGTTCACGTTCCATTGTCCGTTGAGGCTCAGATTGAGTGCCGTGTCCTGATGATGTCCACTAACAACATCCTCAGCCCCTCGAATGGAACTCCCATCATTAATCCCTCTCAGGATATTGTTCTTGGTCTGTACTATCTGACCACGCCTCGCTCTTTTGAGAAGGGAGAGGGAATGATCTTCTCCGATCCGGCAGAAGTCATCTCCGCTTATGATCATGGTGCCGTCGGACTGCATGCGCGTGTCAAAGTTCGCATCAATGGGAAATTGGAAGAGACAACCACCGGACGTGTTATCGTCAGTGAGTTGATCCCTGATGAAGTTTCCTTTGATATGGTGAACTGCGTTTTGAATAAAAAGAATATCGCAGCCTTGGTCACTGGCGCTTACCGTACAGCCGGAACCAAAGCGACCGTCATTCTTTGCGATAGGATCAAGGATCTCGGGTACGAGTTCGCTACCCGCGCCGGTGTGACTATTGGTGTCAAGGATCTCAAGATACCTGACGCCAAGGCCGGAATGCTTTCGACCGCCAACAAAGAAGTTGACGAGATCGAAAACCAGTTCCAGGACGGTATCATCACCCGGACAGAGAAATATAACAAGGTCGTGGATGTTTGGACTAAGGTTACAAACGATATCTCCAACGAAATGATGCAGGAAATGTCCACTGATGTGCTGACCGATCCAAAGACCGGCAACACAGAAGTGAACTCCAGCTTCAACCCCATCTACATGATGGCGACGTCTGGAGCCCGTGGTAACCAGGATCAGATGCGCCAGCTTGCCGGTATGCGTGGTTTGATGGCAAAACCATCCGGTGAAATTATTGAAACGCCGATTACCGCTTCTTTCCGTGAAGGCCTTTCAGTCCTTCAGTACTTCATTTCGACTCATGGAGCTCGTAAGGGACTTGCCGATACTGCGCTGAAAACAGCCAACTCAGGGTACCTGACTCGTCGTCTCGTCGATGTCGTTCAGGATGTTACCATTTCCGAGCATGACTGCGGAACTGTCGACGGGCTGGAATTGACTCACCTCATCAAGGGTGGAGAGATCAAGCAGCGTTTGCACGAACGAGTGCTCGGCCGAGTGACCATGTTTGATATTCACAATGAAGATACTGGTGAATTGATCGTCCCAGGGAACACCATTATTGATTCTGCGTATGCCAAGAAACTGGATCAATCCGGAATCAACTCGATTGCCATTCGTTCTGGGCTGACCTGTAAGTCCAAGCAGGGCATTTGCGCTATGTGTTACGGACGAGACCTGGCTCGTGGCCATCTGGTCAATGTTGGTGAGACTGTCGGTATTATCGCTGCGCAGTCTATTGGTGAGCCAGGCACTCAGTTGACCATGCGTACCTTCCATATCGGTGGAACAGCATCCAAAGAGATTGAATCTTCTTCCATTGAGTCTCAGCACAACGGGCGTGTCATCACTTCCCGTATGCGGACTGTTGTTAACTCCGAAGGGTACAAGATGGTGCTCGGAAAGAGTTGTCAGGTCGGCATTGTTGATGAGCAGGGGCGTGAACGTGAAAAATACGTTCTGCCTTCTGGAGCTCGTCTGCTTGTCGAGGATGGACAGGATATTAAAAAGGGAACCCCTCTGGCAGATTGGGACCCATACATGGAACCCTTCATTGTTGATGTCTCCGGAACGATTAAGTTCAAAGATATCATTGAAGGAAAGACCGTTCAGGAAGATCGTACTTCCAAAGCATCCTTTACCATTATGGAATACCGTACGACCAACTATCGCCCATCTGTGGGAATCCTTGGTGAAGACGGTGAACCTGTGCATAGGCCTGGCACCGATATTGATGCCAATTTTGCCATGCCCGTGGGTGCCATTATGATGGTCAAGGATGGCGATAAGGTTACAGCTGGTTCCGTTATCGCTCGTAAGCCTCGTGAATCCTCGAAGACCAAGGATATTGTTGGTGGTCTTCCTCGTGTTGCTGAACTCTTTGAGGTTCGCAAGCCCAAGGATCTCGGGGTTGTCTCTTCTATCGATGGAATTGTTACCTTTGGTGCTGAAACCAAAGGCAAACGCAAAGTCGTTGTTACCCCGGAAGTCGGTGATACAAAGGAATTCCTGATTCCCAAAGGTAAGCATATTACTGTTCAGGAATCTGATTTTGTCGAAGCCGGAGACCTTCTGACCGAAGGTAATCCTGAATTGCACGACATCCTGCGTATTAAGGGTGAAAAACACCTTGCCCGCTACCTTGTTGAAGAAATTCAGGATGTTTATCGCTTCCAGGGCGTTAATATCAACGATAAGCACATAGAAATTATTGTGCGCCAGATGCTCAAGAAGGTTTCCATTCTGGAACCGGGTTCTACCAGCTTCCTCATCGGCGAGCAGGTGGATAAGATTCGGTTCACACTGGAAAATGCCAAGGTTATGGAAGAGGGAGGCAAACCGGCTGTGGCCGAGACATTGGTTCTCGGTATCACACAGGCGTCTTTGTCCACGGATTCTTTCATATCTGCCGCATCCTTCCAGGAGACAACTAAAGTACTTACAGAGGCCTCGCTTAAGGGGAAATGCGATCACCTGCGAGGGCTCAAGGAAAATGTTATCGTCGGCCGTCTGGTTCCTGCTGGAACCGGTTTCCGCAGATACACGGATTCGGATATCATTGTTCCTGACCAGGCTGAACGTCCTGGAAAGTTCCTTGAAGAACTTGAGGACAATCCGCTTTTGGTTGAAACTGAATAA
- the rpsL gene encoding 30S ribosomal protein S12, producing MPTINQLIRKSRKAQPKRKKTPALLECPQRRGVCTRVYTTTPKKPNSALRKVARVRLTNGIEVTAYIGGEGHNLQEHSVVLIRGGRVKDLPGVRYHIVRGSLDTSGVDDRRRGRSKYGTKRPK from the coding sequence ATGCCTACCATTAACCAGCTTATTCGCAAAAGCCGCAAAGCGCAGCCCAAGCGGAAAAAAACCCCGGCTCTGTTGGAATGCCCTCAGCGTCGTGGTGTTTGCACCAGAGTGTACACAACGACTCCGAAGAAGCCGAACTCCGCGCTTCGTAAGGTTGCTCGTGTGCGCCTGACCAATGGCATCGAAGTCACCGCTTATATCGGTGGTGAAGGCCACAACCTGCAGGAACACTCCGTGGTTCTGATCCGTGGCGGTCGTGTCAAGGATTTGCCCGGTGTTCGTTACCACATCGTTCGCGGCTCTCTCGATACCTCCGGTGTTGATGATCGTCGTCGCGGTCGTTCCAAGTACGGCACCAAACGTCCTAAATAG
- the rpsG gene encoding 30S ribosomal protein S7 yields MPRKGPVTKRQILPDPVYGSKLITRFINRLMLDGKKSTAERIFYQAIEILADKTNEDALRAFEKCLDNIRPALEVKSRRVGGATYQVPLEVRPDRQTALAIRWMISYARGRGEKGMVARLSGELLDAFNNRGGAVKKREDTHKMAEANKAFAHYRW; encoded by the coding sequence ATGCCTCGTAAAGGTCCTGTCACGAAACGACAGATTCTGCCCGATCCAGTATACGGCAGCAAATTGATAACTCGCTTTATCAACCGTCTGATGCTTGACGGTAAGAAAAGCACCGCGGAAAGAATTTTCTACCAGGCAATTGAAATCCTGGCTGACAAAACCAACGAAGATGCTCTGCGCGCTTTTGAAAAGTGCCTGGATAACATTCGTCCGGCTCTCGAAGTCAAATCTCGCCGTGTCGGTGGGGCTACCTATCAGGTTCCCTTGGAAGTTCGTCCTGATCGCCAGACCGCTCTGGCTATTCGCTGGATGATTTCCTACGCACGCGGTCGTGGTGAAAAGGGTATGGTAGCGCGTCTGTCCGGCGAACTGCTCGATGCTTTCAACAACCGTGGCGGCGCTGTCAAGAAGCGCGAAGATACCCACAAGATGGCTGAAGCCAACAAGGCTTTCGCCCACTACCGCTGGTAG
- the fusA gene encoding elongation factor G encodes MSRKVPRDQQRNIGIMAHIDAGKTTTTERILFYTGVSHKIGEVHDGEATMDWMVQEQERGITITSAATTCFWRDHRINIIDTPGHVDFTMEVERALRVLDGAIAVFDSVAGVEPQSETVWRQADRYRVPRMAFVNKMDRIGADFFRCVEMMKTRLGAKAVPLQLPIGAEDEFEGVVDLIEGKAYIYDHKDHGASFSTVEVPAELQDQYELMRSEMIEAIAEEDETLLEKYMADEPITPDELREGVRKATNNLTICPVLCGTAFRNKGVQPLLDAVIDYMPSPLDIEVMKGIDPSSGEEVECPCDDDKPLAALSFKLMTDPFVGHLTFLRLYSGKIESGATFMNGATGKKERIGRLLKMHANKREEIKEAYAGDIVAAVGLKNLATGDTLCDLKSSVVLESLDIPDPVIEVAIEPKTKADRDNLSNALVKLAKEDPSFRVHTDDETGQCLIAGMGELHLEIIVDRLLREFNVNANVGAPRVAYRETISASTKVDVKHAKQSGGRGQYGHVVLEVEPNPEKGYEFADEIKGGVIPKEYIPAVDKGIVDAMKNGIIAGFPVVDVKVKLTFGSFHEVDSSEQAFYIAGSMAIKEACRKAKPVLLEPIMSVEVVTPEDYLGDVMGDLNGRRGRVGEMEARPGVQVVRSFVPLSEMFGYATDLRSKTQGRATFTMQFDHYEKVPNSLAEELMTEKV; translated from the coding sequence GTGTCGAGAAAAGTTCCAAGAGACCAACAGCGTAATATTGGTATCATGGCCCACATTGATGCGGGTAAGACAACCACCACTGAACGCATTCTGTTCTACACAGGTGTGTCTCACAAGATTGGTGAAGTCCATGACGGTGAAGCTACCATGGACTGGATGGTTCAGGAGCAGGAGCGTGGTATCACCATTACGTCTGCTGCGACGACATGCTTTTGGCGTGACCATCGTATTAATATCATTGATACTCCCGGACACGTGGATTTCACCATGGAAGTTGAACGTGCATTGCGCGTTCTCGATGGTGCCATAGCCGTTTTTGACTCCGTTGCCGGTGTTGAACCCCAGTCTGAGACTGTCTGGCGTCAGGCGGATCGCTATCGCGTTCCCCGCATGGCCTTTGTTAACAAGATGGATCGTATCGGCGCAGATTTTTTCCGGTGCGTCGAGATGATGAAAACCCGTCTTGGTGCCAAGGCTGTTCCTCTTCAGCTGCCAATCGGTGCTGAGGATGAATTTGAGGGCGTAGTCGACCTCATTGAAGGGAAAGCCTACATCTATGATCATAAAGATCACGGAGCCAGCTTCTCGACTGTAGAGGTGCCTGCAGAGCTTCAGGATCAGTATGAACTGATGCGGAGCGAGATGATCGAAGCCATTGCAGAGGAAGACGAAACGCTTCTCGAAAAGTACATGGCCGATGAACCAATTACTCCCGATGAACTTCGTGAGGGTGTTCGCAAGGCAACAAACAATCTGACTATCTGCCCGGTCCTGTGCGGTACTGCATTCCGCAATAAAGGTGTTCAGCCTTTGCTTGATGCTGTTATTGATTACATGCCTTCCCCGCTCGACATCGAAGTCATGAAGGGTATTGACCCTTCCTCCGGCGAAGAAGTGGAATGCCCCTGTGATGATGATAAACCTTTGGCCGCTTTGTCCTTCAAACTGATGACTGATCCTTTTGTCGGTCATTTGACTTTCCTGCGCCTCTACTCAGGGAAGATTGAATCCGGTGCTACATTCATGAATGGCGCTACCGGAAAGAAGGAACGCATCGGTCGACTTTTGAAAATGCACGCTAACAAGCGTGAAGAAATAAAAGAGGCTTACGCAGGCGATATTGTCGCTGCCGTTGGTCTCAAAAATCTTGCCACCGGAGATACCCTGTGCGACCTCAAGTCCTCTGTGGTACTTGAGTCACTGGATATTCCTGATCCGGTTATCGAGGTGGCTATTGAACCCAAGACTAAGGCTGACCGCGATAACCTGTCCAACGCGCTCGTCAAGCTCGCCAAGGAGGATCCTTCCTTCCGTGTGCATACAGATGATGAGACCGGACAGTGCCTGATTGCCGGAATGGGAGAGTTGCATCTCGAAATCATTGTTGATCGCCTTCTCAGGGAATTCAACGTGAATGCAAATGTGGGTGCTCCCCGTGTTGCATACAGAGAAACCATTTCCGCGTCGACCAAGGTTGATGTCAAACACGCCAAACAGTCTGGTGGACGTGGTCAGTATGGTCACGTTGTTCTCGAAGTCGAACCCAATCCTGAGAAGGGCTACGAATTCGCGGACGAAATCAAGGGCGGAGTCATTCCCAAGGAATACATTCCTGCTGTTGATAAAGGCATCGTTGATGCCATGAAGAACGGTATCATCGCCGGTTTCCCGGTTGTTGATGTGAAAGTTAAGCTGACTTTTGGTTCCTTCCATGAAGTGGACTCAAGTGAGCAGGCTTTCTATATTGCCGGTTCCATGGCTATCAAGGAAGCCTGCAGAAAGGCCAAGCCAGTGCTGCTTGAACCTATTATGTCGGTTGAAGTTGTCACCCCCGAGGATTACCTCGGTGACGTCATGGGAGACCTGAATGGTCGTCGTGGACGTGTGGGTGAGATGGAAGCCCGGCCCGGTGTGCAGGTTGTGCGTTCATTTGTGCCTCTGTCCGAAATGTTTGGATATGCAACGGATCTTCGTTCGAAGACCCAGGGCCGCGCCACCTTCACCATGCAGTTCGATCACTACGAGAAAGTACCGAACAGCTTGGCCGAAGAGTTGATGACTGAGAAAGTATAA
- the rpsJ gene encoding 30S ribosomal protein S10 has protein sequence MAASMASDRIRIKLRSYDYRILDKAVTEIVDTARNTGAAIAGPVPLPTRIHRTTIQKSVHVDKKSREQFEMRIHKRLLDILEPTQQTVDALGKLSLPAGVDVEIKL, from the coding sequence ATGGCTGCTTCGATGGCGAGCGATCGCATCAGAATTAAACTGAGATCATACGATTACCGTATTCTGGACAAGGCTGTCACCGAGATCGTTGACACCGCCCGGAATACAGGTGCGGCTATTGCCGGCCCTGTGCCGTTGCCCACCCGCATTCATCGTACCACCATTCAGAAGTCTGTTCACGTAGACAAGAAGTCTCGTGAGCAGTTTGAAATGCGCATTCATAAGCGCCTTCTGGACATCCTTGAACCCACTCAGCAGACTGTTGACGCACTTGGCAAGCTTTCCTTGCCCGCAGGCGTGGACGTCGAGATCAAACTCTAG
- the rplC gene encoding 50S ribosomal protein L3 → MAKTLGILGKKLGMTRIFKDDGTICPVTVIEAGPCPVMQIKTLDKEGYNALQLGYDTIAERKVNKPMKGHQAKAGKDMYRTLKEFPLDAVEEYELGQDITVEIFSAGEKVKVTGTSKGKGFQGVMKRHNFAGSRASHGAEKVHRVPGSVGNATFPGRVWKGKKMPGQMGNARVTVSNVEIVDVRPEDNVLMVKGQIPGPNNGLVMIRKNG, encoded by the coding sequence ATGGCTAAGACTCTTGGAATTCTCGGTAAGAAGCTGGGTATGACCCGCATCTTCAAGGATGACGGTACAATCTGCCCCGTAACTGTGATTGAGGCTGGTCCTTGTCCTGTTATGCAGATTAAGACCCTGGACAAGGAAGGCTACAACGCTTTGCAACTCGGTTATGATACCATCGCCGAACGCAAGGTGAACAAGCCCATGAAAGGCCATCAGGCCAAAGCTGGCAAAGATATGTACCGTACGCTCAAGGAATTTCCCCTTGATGCTGTTGAAGAGTACGAGCTTGGCCAGGATATCACTGTAGAAATTTTCTCCGCTGGCGAGAAGGTTAAGGTTACCGGTACCTCGAAGGGTAAAGGTTTCCAGGGTGTCATGAAGCGTCACAACTTCGCAGGCTCCCGTGCCTCTCATGGTGCAGAAAAAGTTCACCGCGTTCCCGGTTCAGTCGGTAACGCCACCTTCCCGGGCCGCGTCTGGAAGGGCAAAAAGATGCCCGGCCAAATGGGTAACGCCCGCGTGACCGTCAGCAACGTGGAAATCGTCGATGTCAGGCCTGAGGATAATGTCCTTATGGTCAAGGGCCAGATCCCTGGACCCAACAATGGCCTCGTGATGATCCGCAAGAACGGTTAG
- the rplD gene encoding 50S ribosomal protein L4 encodes MAKIQVVDQNNTKVGDIELSPEVFEVEIQPEILNMVVRAQRAAKRQGTHATKNRALKTGGGRKPWRQKGTGRARAGSSRSPLWRGGATTFGPQPRDYSFKVNKKVRKLALQMALSSRVSEAKLTVVNTIDLTEIKTKAFAAVADKLGLGKTLIVAKDADEKLIMSARNMPHIKVIEADKLNVYDVLLYPELVMLESAAQDVQERLK; translated from the coding sequence ATGGCAAAAATACAAGTTGTAGATCAGAATAATACGAAAGTGGGCGATATCGAACTGTCCCCAGAGGTCTTCGAGGTTGAGATCCAGCCTGAAATCCTCAATATGGTCGTTCGTGCCCAGCGCGCTGCAAAGCGTCAGGGTACCCATGCAACAAAGAACCGCGCTCTGAAAACAGGCGGCGGACGCAAACCTTGGCGCCAGAAAGGCACCGGTCGCGCACGTGCAGGTTCTTCCCGTTCGCCTTTGTGGCGCGGTGGTGCGACGACCTTTGGTCCCCAGCCACGCGACTACTCTTTTAAGGTGAATAAAAAAGTTCGCAAATTGGCCTTGCAAATGGCTTTGTCATCCCGTGTTTCCGAAGCGAAACTGACAGTGGTGAACACCATTGATCTCACTGAGATCAAAACCAAAGCATTTGCTGCTGTTGCTGACAAGCTCGGCCTCGGCAAGACCCTGATCGTCGCAAAGGACGCAGACGAGAAGTTGATCATGTCCGCACGGAACATGCCTCACATCAAGGTCATCGAAGCCGACAAGCTGAATGTTTACGACGTGCTGCTGTATCCCGAGCTGGTCATGCTCGAGAGCGCCGCCCAAGACGTTCAAGAGAGGTTGAAGTAA
- the rplW gene encoding 50S ribosomal protein L23 — MDYSKVLLKPVVSEKANDAKEQSNHVSFYVHPDSNKVEVKKAVEAAFDVKVESVNIVRKKAMPRKKFGRVTGRIPGFKKAYVKLAAGDKIEIFEGV, encoded by the coding sequence ATGGATTATTCAAAAGTCCTGCTCAAGCCCGTTGTCTCCGAAAAGGCCAACGATGCGAAAGAGCAATCCAATCACGTCTCTTTTTACGTCCATCCCGATTCTAATAAGGTCGAGGTGAAAAAGGCCGTCGAGGCAGCCTTTGACGTCAAAGTCGAGTCTGTGAATATTGTCAGGAAAAAAGCCATGCCGCGCAAGAAGTTTGGTCGTGTCACCGGGCGTATCCCCGGTTTCAAAAAGGCCTACGTCAAGCTTGCCGCTGGCGATAAGATCGAAATCTTCGAAGGAGTGTAA
- the rplB gene encoding 50S ribosomal protein L2 produces the protein MATRKLKPTSPGRRFQTISDFAEITRTTPEKSLTKGLTKKAGRNNNGRVTMRRRGGGHKTLYRIIDFKRNKLGVPAKVAEIEYDPNRSARIALLHYADGEKRYILAPVGLNQGDTILAGEGADIKPGNAMLLSQVPTGTNVHNIELHPGKGGQFCRAAGTYAQLIAKEGKYALLRMPSGEVRKVLATCCATVGQVGNIHHENIKIGKAGRARWLGRRPKVRGVAMNPIDHPLGGGEGRSSGGRHPVSPWGVPAKGYKTRNKKKASSKLIVKRRGQK, from the coding sequence ATGGCAACCCGTAAGCTGAAGCCTACTTCCCCGGGCCGCCGGTTCCAGACGATCTCTGATTTTGCAGAGATCACCCGGACCACTCCCGAGAAGTCGCTGACCAAAGGTCTGACCAAAAAGGCCGGTCGTAATAACAATGGTCGTGTGACCATGCGTCGTCGCGGTGGCGGGCACAAAACCCTGTACCGTATCATTGATTTCAAACGCAACAAACTTGGCGTACCAGCCAAAGTTGCCGAAATCGAATATGATCCCAACCGTAGCGCTCGTATCGCTCTGTTGCATTACGCAGACGGTGAAAAGCGTTATATCCTGGCTCCTGTTGGCCTGAATCAGGGTGACACCATCCTGGCAGGCGAGGGCGCTGACATCAAACCTGGCAATGCCATGTTGTTGTCTCAAGTCCCTACAGGTACCAATGTGCACAATATTGAGTTGCACCCCGGCAAAGGTGGACAGTTCTGCCGTGCTGCGGGGACTTATGCTCAGTTGATTGCAAAAGAGGGCAAATACGCCTTGTTGCGTATGCCTTCCGGTGAAGTCCGCAAGGTCCTCGCTACATGCTGTGCAACTGTCGGTCAGGTTGGGAACATACATCACGAGAATATCAAGATCGGTAAGGCCGGTCGTGCCCGTTGGCTCGGTCGTCGCCCGAAGGTCCGTGGTGTTGCAATGAACCCGATCGATCACCCGCTGGGTGGTGGTGAGGGCCGTAGCTCAGGTGGTCGTCACCCGGTTTCTCCGTGGGGCGTTCCTGCCAAGGGCTACAAGACCCGCAACAAGAAGAAAGCTTCCTCGAAGCTTATCGTCAAACGCCGCGGCCAGAAGTAG
- the rpsS gene encoding 30S ribosomal protein S19 has product MPRSLKKGPFIDGHLMKKVEAAAENQDRRVIKTWSRRSTIFPEMVGMTFAVHNGRKFIPVFVTENMVGHKLGEFSPTRTYFGHAADKKK; this is encoded by the coding sequence ATGCCCAGATCTCTTAAGAAAGGCCCGTTCATTGACGGCCACCTTATGAAGAAAGTAGAAGCCGCTGCCGAAAATCAGGATCGTCGCGTGATCAAGACTTGGTCTCGCCGTTCCACGATTTTCCCCGAGATGGTCGGTATGACCTTCGCCGTTCATAACGGTCGCAAGTTCATTCCGGTTTTTGTGACCGAAAATATGGTTGGTCACAAACTCGGTGAGTTTTCACCCACCCGAACCTATTTCGGCCACGCTGCCGACAAGAAAAAGTAG
- the rplV gene encoding 50S ribosomal protein L22, with protein MEAKAVAKYIRVSPRKTRLVADNIKGKGVEDALNILRFTPKKSAKILSKVLFSAISNAEQMPGVDVDSLIVDSIMVNEGPTWKRIQPRAMGRAYRIRKRTSHITIVVKEQ; from the coding sequence ATGGAAGCTAAAGCAGTCGCAAAATATATTCGCGTATCTCCGCGAAAGACTCGTCTTGTTGCTGACAACATCAAAGGCAAGGGCGTCGAAGACGCTCTCAACATTCTCCGGTTTACTCCGAAGAAATCTGCCAAGATACTCAGCAAGGTTCTGTTCTCTGCTATTTCGAATGCAGAGCAGATGCCCGGAGTGGATGTTGATTCTCTGATTGTTGATTCGATCATGGTCAACGAAGGTCCGACCTGGAAACGCATTCAGCCACGTGCCATGGGCCGTGCCTATCGTATCCGCAAGCGTACCAGCCATATCACCATCGTAGTGAAGGAACAGTAG